A genomic stretch from Cellulomonas sp. KRMCY2 includes:
- a CDS encoding aminodeoxychorismate/anthranilate synthase component II has translation MTRILVVDNYDSFVYTIVGYLDQLGAQTVVVRNDAVPPLAEREGFDGVLISPGPGTPRAAGQSMDVIRDCAAAGLPMLGVCLGHQALGEVFGATVTHAPELMHGKTSAVTHEGAGVLAGLASPFVATRYHSLAVVDGTVPDELVVTARTLNSDGTGVIMGLQHRDLPLHGVQFHPESVLTEGGHRLLANWLEICGLVGAVEASAGMAPLVREAAHA, from the coding sequence ATGACCAGGATCCTCGTCGTGGACAACTACGACTCGTTCGTCTACACGATCGTCGGCTACCTCGACCAGCTCGGGGCGCAGACAGTCGTCGTGCGCAACGACGCCGTGCCTCCGCTCGCCGAGCGCGAGGGCTTCGACGGCGTGCTGATCTCGCCGGGTCCGGGAACGCCGCGGGCGGCCGGGCAGAGCATGGACGTGATCCGCGACTGTGCGGCCGCCGGTCTGCCGATGCTCGGCGTCTGCCTCGGCCACCAGGCCCTCGGTGAGGTCTTCGGCGCGACGGTGACCCATGCACCCGAGCTCATGCACGGCAAGACGAGTGCCGTGACGCACGAGGGCGCCGGCGTGCTCGCAGGCCTTGCGTCACCGTTCGTCGCGACGCGCTACCACTCGCTCGCGGTCGTCGACGGGACGGTGCCGGACGAGCTCGTGGTCACCGCCAGGACGCTCAACAGCGACGGCACGGGCGTGATCATGGGCCTGCAGCACCGCGACCTGCCGCTGCATGGTGTGCAGTTCCACCCCGAGTCGGTGCTCACCGAGGGCGGCCACCGGCTGCTGGCGAACTGGCTGGAGATCTGTGGCCTGGTCGGCGCCGTCGAGGCATCGGCCGGCATGGCCCCGCTCGTCCGCGAGGCCGCCCACGCCTGA
- a CDS encoding DUF881 domain-containing protein: MAERHRRAPRPPVWGAVGVVAVLLLAGFLFAANARLADSTSARHPQDLAGLVEAEQDAADELESEVESLLGEVERLTDAQTSELSPELAQEANLLAFAAGRVAATGPGLTVRLTDAQPSSRHPAWVTNDYLVIHQQDLQAVINALWAGGAEAMTLQDQRVISTSAFRCVGNVLLLHGQTYSPPYVVRAIGDPEQLKETLLASPEIQEFLDYVDLIGLGWSVTTETELLLPAYEQTVGLEFATVPEAS, from the coding sequence ATGGCCGAGCGGCACCGCCGTGCGCCTCGCCCGCCCGTCTGGGGTGCGGTGGGCGTCGTGGCCGTGCTGCTGCTGGCCGGCTTCCTGTTCGCCGCCAACGCGCGGCTGGCCGACAGCACCAGCGCGCGTCACCCGCAGGACCTCGCCGGCCTGGTCGAGGCGGAGCAGGACGCCGCGGATGAGCTCGAGTCCGAGGTCGAGAGCCTGCTCGGCGAGGTGGAGCGACTCACCGACGCCCAGACGTCCGAGCTCAGCCCGGAGCTGGCGCAGGAGGCGAACCTCCTCGCGTTCGCGGCCGGTCGCGTGGCCGCGACCGGCCCGGGTCTGACGGTGCGCCTGACCGACGCGCAGCCCAGCAGCCGTCACCCGGCGTGGGTCACCAACGACTACCTGGTGATCCACCAGCAGGACCTCCAGGCCGTGATCAACGCGCTGTGGGCCGGTGGCGCCGAGGCCATGACGCTGCAGGACCAGCGGGTCATCTCCACGTCGGCCTTCCGCTGCGTCGGCAACGTCCTGCTGCTGCACGGGCAGACCTACTCGCCGCCGTACGTGGTCCGGGCGATCGGCGATCCCGAGCAGCTCAAGGAGACGCTGCTCGCGTCGCCGGAGATCCAGGAGTTCCTCGACTACGTCGACCTGATCGGCCTCGGCTGGTCCGTCACGACCGAGACCGAGCTGCTGCTCCCCGCGTACGAGCAGACCGTCGGCCTCGAGTTCGCCACGGTCCCGGAGGCGTCGTGA
- a CDS encoding cell division protein CrgA, translating into MPESKSRKKPAYVPPPAPHVAKTNPTWLVPTMLTLMVGGLLWIVATYIFQADYPIPGIGNGNLAIGFVMIIAGFGLTTRWH; encoded by the coding sequence GTGCCCGAGTCGAAGTCGCGCAAGAAGCCCGCCTATGTGCCGCCGCCCGCCCCGCACGTCGCCAAGACCAACCCGACCTGGCTCGTCCCGACCATGCTGACCCTCATGGTGGGCGGCCTGCTCTGGATCGTGGCGACGTACATCTTCCAGGCGGACTACCCGATCCCGGGGATCGGCAACGGCAACCTCGCCATCGGCTTCGTGATGATCATCGCCGGGTTCGGCCTGACCACGCGCTGGCACTGA
- a CDS encoding rhomboid family intramembrane serine protease yields the protein MDCVRAASRTAPQARTAFGAPMRGGVPVVTTTLIGLNVVGFLLQLAVGDRFTNALIFAPSVGDVEPWRFLTSAFLHDPSSFLHIAFNMYALWVLGQNLEPALGRWRFVSLYLLSAIGGAVMVTLLATPGLGGTWQQGVVGASGAVFGLFGAILVVLRRLGRSASGILVILAINAVIGFVVPRISWEAHLGGLLVGLVLGGAYAYAPKARRRTIGVGATVGVGILLVVLAALKYATV from the coding sequence GTGGACTGTGTGCGCGCGGCCAGCCGCACCGCCCCGCAGGCGCGCACCGCGTTCGGCGCCCCGATGCGCGGCGGTGTGCCCGTCGTCACGACGACGCTGATCGGGCTGAACGTCGTCGGCTTCCTGCTCCAGCTCGCGGTCGGCGACCGGTTCACGAACGCGCTGATCTTCGCGCCCTCGGTGGGCGACGTCGAACCGTGGCGCTTCCTGACGTCCGCGTTCCTGCACGACCCCAGCAGCTTCCTGCACATCGCCTTCAACATGTACGCGCTGTGGGTCCTCGGGCAGAACCTCGAGCCGGCGCTCGGCCGGTGGCGGTTCGTGAGCCTCTACCTGCTGTCGGCCATCGGTGGCGCGGTCATGGTGACCCTGCTGGCGACCCCCGGTCTCGGTGGCACCTGGCAGCAGGGCGTCGTCGGCGCCTCCGGTGCCGTCTTCGGGCTGTTCGGCGCGATCCTCGTGGTCCTGCGGCGCCTAGGGCGCAGCGCCAGCGGGATCCTGGTGATCCTGGCGATCAACGCCGTCATCGGCTTCGTCGTGCCGAGGATCTCGTGGGAGGCCCACCTCGGTGGGCTGCTCGTCGGACTCGTCCTGGGCGGCGCGTACGCCTACGCGCCCAAGGCGCGGCGCCGGACGATCGGCGTCGGGGCGACCGTCGGTGTCGGCATCCTGCTCGTGGTCCTGGCGGCGCTCAAGTACGCCACGGTCTGA
- a CDS encoding peptidylprolyl isomerase, producing the protein MFATLHTTSGDIRIELLPNHAPKTVRNFVGLATGTQSWKDPSTGAERAEPLYDGTFFHRVISGFMIQGGDPLGTGTGGPGYSFDDEIHPELGFTEPYLLAMANSGQRRDPVTGKPAGTNGSQFFISVAPTAWLTGKHTIFGKVADDASRAVVDAIATTPTRGGDRPVQDVTITSVTIED; encoded by the coding sequence ATGTTCGCGACTCTTCACACCACGTCAGGTGACATCCGCATCGAGCTCCTCCCGAACCACGCGCCCAAGACGGTGCGCAACTTCGTCGGGCTCGCCACCGGGACGCAGTCCTGGAAAGACCCCAGCACCGGTGCCGAGCGCGCCGAGCCCCTCTACGACGGCACCTTCTTCCACCGCGTGATCTCCGGCTTCATGATCCAGGGCGGCGACCCGCTGGGCACCGGGACGGGCGGCCCGGGCTACTCGTTCGACGACGAGATCCACCCCGAGCTCGGGTTCACCGAGCCGTACCTGCTCGCGATGGCCAACTCCGGCCAGCGTCGCGACCCGGTGACCGGCAAGCCGGCCGGGACCAACGGCTCGCAGTTCTTCATCTCGGTGGCACCGACCGCCTGGCTGACCGGCAAGCACACCATCTTCGGCAAGGTCGCCGACGACGCGAGCCGTGCCGTCGTGGATGCGATCGCGACCACACCGACGCGTGGCGGGGACCGACCGGTCCAGGACGTGACCATCACCTCGGTGACGATCGAGGACTGA
- a CDS encoding endo-1,4-beta-xylanase, producing the protein MTGPEVPGAAGVAQPVRGRPDTERLRRTARWFVDRGVVVKGHPLVWHTLTAPWLLGLPTAEVEQVQRARIRRDVADLAGLIDMWDAINEVVIMPVFDREDNGIRRLCRELGRIPTVRLAFDEARVTNPSATLLLNDFDMSTAYECLIGHLMRAELEGLNDYRIPDWPSTPDGEARQADEVVRHYTTLVSHPAVQAITYWGLSDDGAWLGAPGGLVRKDGTPKPSYDALRGLIKGAWWLEPTRLVTDAAGRLQVSGFLGDYELSAAAGSTTLGLRTPGPGSAQARLG; encoded by the coding sequence GTGACCGGGCCGGAAGTACCCGGAGCTGCCGGTGTCGCGCAGCCGGTGCGCGGTCGCCCCGACACCGAGCGGCTCCGCCGGACCGCCCGGTGGTTCGTCGACCGTGGCGTCGTCGTCAAGGGGCATCCGCTGGTCTGGCACACGCTCACGGCGCCATGGCTGCTGGGCCTGCCGACGGCGGAGGTCGAGCAGGTCCAGCGCGCACGCATCCGGCGGGACGTGGCCGACCTCGCCGGGCTGATCGACATGTGGGACGCGATCAACGAGGTCGTGATCATGCCCGTCTTCGACCGGGAGGACAACGGCATCAGGCGCCTGTGCCGCGAGCTCGGCCGGATCCCCACGGTCCGGCTGGCCTTCGACGAGGCGCGCGTGACCAACCCGAGCGCGACGCTGCTGCTCAACGACTTCGACATGTCGACGGCCTACGAGTGCCTGATCGGCCACCTCATGCGGGCCGAGCTCGAGGGCCTCAACGACTACCGGATACCGGACTGGCCGTCGACGCCCGACGGTGAGGCCCGCCAGGCCGACGAGGTCGTCCGGCACTACACGACCCTCGTCTCACACCCTGCGGTCCAGGCGATCACGTACTGGGGCCTGTCGGACGACGGCGCGTGGCTCGGCGCGCCGGGCGGGCTCGTCCGGAAGGACGGGACCCCCAAGCCCTCCTACGACGCGCTGCGCGGGCTGATCAAGGGCGCGTGGTGGCTCGAACCGACCCGCCTGGTCACCGACGCGGCCGGGCGCCTCCAGGTCAGCGGCTTCCTCGGCGACTACGAGCTCTCGGCCGCCGCTGGCTCGACGACGCTCGGTCTGCGGACGCCAGGACCGGGCAGCGCACAGGCTCGCCTCGGCTGA
- a CDS encoding methyl-accepting chemotaxis protein translates to MLRLVRVSTRLTAGFLAVALCVVAIWVVALSSAGQTRATADDLSLALHRVDAAQQVKFRSADFNGWQTAYALDVALGGDGATEDTAPSRAAFLASAGSFVAELDALAGTQLSADEVGLVDSVRATFDEFMTIDQEIIADYRDATPVAVEAANALVLGQEIELFQAISADVDTLVGMVQTDAEVTTQDARSSAANTRTTATALGAFALIASIVLAALLTRSITQPLTTLRVRLADIADGEGDLTQRLDTTGRDEFTAVSGSFNTFVEKIADTIRGIAGSATTVAAASEELTAVSAQILATSEETSSQSVAVGGAADEVSRNVQTVAAGAEQMSASIREIATNASEAARIGDETIVAARAISALIGKLGQSSREIGDVVQVISSIASQTNLLALNATIEAARAGEAGRGFAVVAGEVKELAQETARSTEGITARVQSIQDDTSAAVEAIDAIVAITTRLGDYQTTIAAAVEEQTATTNEMSRNIGEASQNSSEIAANIAHITGAAQNTNGGVAEIQRAAAELSAMSHHVSGLVDQFKA, encoded by the coding sequence ATGTTGCGTCTCGTCCGCGTCTCCACCCGGCTGACCGCCGGGTTTCTCGCCGTGGCGCTCTGCGTGGTGGCGATCTGGGTCGTCGCCCTGTCGTCGGCCGGACAGACCAGGGCCACCGCCGACGACCTCTCGTTGGCGCTCCACCGGGTCGACGCAGCACAGCAGGTGAAGTTCCGCAGCGCCGACTTCAACGGCTGGCAGACCGCCTATGCGCTCGACGTCGCTCTCGGTGGTGACGGGGCGACCGAGGACACCGCTCCGTCGCGGGCAGCGTTCCTCGCCTCCGCGGGGAGCTTCGTCGCGGAGCTCGATGCCTTGGCCGGAACGCAGCTGTCAGCCGACGAGGTCGGCCTCGTGGACTCCGTGCGTGCGACGTTCGACGAGTTCATGACCATCGACCAGGAGATCATCGCGGACTATCGCGATGCGACGCCCGTCGCCGTCGAGGCTGCGAACGCGCTCGTCCTCGGGCAGGAGATCGAGCTCTTCCAGGCCATCAGCGCCGACGTCGACACCCTCGTCGGCATGGTGCAGACCGACGCGGAGGTCACCACCCAGGACGCGCGCTCCTCTGCCGCAAACACCCGGACCACCGCCACGGCACTGGGTGCGTTCGCCCTGATCGCATCGATCGTGCTGGCAGCCCTGCTGACGCGGTCGATCACCCAGCCGCTGACCACGCTGCGGGTACGGCTGGCCGACATCGCCGACGGCGAGGGCGACCTGACCCAGCGCCTGGACACGACCGGCCGGGACGAGTTCACCGCTGTGAGCGGGTCCTTCAACACGTTCGTCGAGAAGATCGCCGACACGATCCGTGGCATCGCCGGATCGGCCACCACCGTCGCGGCAGCCAGCGAGGAGCTGACCGCCGTCTCGGCTCAGATCCTGGCCACGTCCGAGGAGACGTCCAGCCAGTCCGTCGCCGTCGGCGGCGCCGCGGACGAGGTCTCCCGCAACGTCCAGACGGTCGCGGCGGGCGCCGAGCAGATGTCGGCCTCCATCCGCGAGATCGCCACCAACGCCAGCGAGGCCGCCCGCATCGGCGACGAGACGATCGTGGCGGCGAGGGCGATCAGCGCCCTGATCGGCAAGCTCGGCCAGTCGAGCCGCGAGATCGGGGATGTCGTCCAGGTCATCAGCTCGATCGCGTCGCAGACGAACCTGCTGGCCCTCAACGCCACGATCGAGGCAGCTCGAGCGGGTGAGGCCGGCCGGGGCTTCGCGGTGGTCGCCGGTGAGGTCAAGGAGCTGGCGCAGGAGACCGCGCGCTCGACCGAGGGCATCACCGCCCGGGTGCAGAGCATCCAGGACGACACGTCGGCGGCGGTCGAGGCGATCGACGCCATCGTGGCGATCACCACCCGCCTGGGCGACTACCAGACGACGATCGCCGCGGCGGTGGAGGAGCAGACCGCCACCACCAACGAGATGAGCCGCAACATCGGCGAGGCCTCCCAGAACAGCTCCGAGATCGCCGCCAACATCGCTCACATCACCGGCGCCGCGCAGAACACCAACGGTGGCGTGGCCGAGATCCAGCGGGCCGCGGCGGAGCTGTCTGCCATGAGCCACCACGTCAGTGGGCTGGTCGACCAGTTCAAGGCCTGA
- a CDS encoding DLW-39 family protein yields MKKLLVALLAAAAGYVIWRTYAEDRDERDLWTEVTDEID; encoded by the coding sequence ATGAAGAAGCTCCTCGTCGCACTGCTCGCAGCGGCGGCCGGCTACGTCATCTGGCGCACGTACGCGGAGGACCGCGACGAGCGCGACCTCTGGACCGAGGTCACCGACGAGATCGACTGA
- a CDS encoding DUF3566 domain-containing protein, with protein MSGESGESEDTSGGMSSVAARIKKAAQGAVDATRSALPTRADEDAVRGDVSQASTRSSGTSPRTKPAGSAAPSSSGPRRVRLAVARIDPWSVMKLSFLLSVAVGIMIVVATSVIWYTLDSMAVFTSVNDTIAVIANDPAFFNLLDYVAFDRVISLATMIAVVDIVLLTALATIGAFLYNIVAALVGGVHLTMTDD; from the coding sequence ATGTCCGGTGAGTCCGGCGAGTCCGAGGACACCTCGGGTGGCATGTCGTCGGTGGCGGCCCGGATCAAGAAGGCAGCTCAGGGCGCCGTCGACGCGACCCGCAGTGCGCTCCCGACCCGCGCGGACGAGGACGCCGTCCGGGGCGACGTGTCCCAGGCGTCGACCAGGTCGTCCGGGACGAGCCCGCGGACCAAGCCGGCCGGCTCGGCCGCACCGTCGTCGAGCGGGCCGCGTCGGGTCCGCCTCGCCGTCGCGCGGATCGACCCGTGGTCGGTCATGAAGCTCTCGTTCCTGCTGTCCGTCGCGGTCGGGATCATGATCGTCGTCGCCACCTCGGTGATCTGGTACACCCTGGACAGCATGGCCGTGTTCACCTCGGTCAACGACACGATCGCCGTGATCGCGAACGACCCGGCCTTCTTCAACCTGCTCGACTACGTCGCCTTCGACCGCGTGATCTCGCTCGCGACCATGATCGCTGTGGTCGACATCGTGCTGCTCACCGCCCTGGCCACGATCGGCGCGTTCCTCTACAACATCGTGGCCGCACTGGTCGGTGGCGTGCACCTGACCATGACCGACGACTGA
- the gyrA gene encoding DNA gyrase subunit A, giving the protein MTDQTPPDGDLPEVTPETDGGIITDRVTPVDLQLEMQRSYLDYAMSVIVGRALPDVRDGLKPVHRRVIYAMYDGGYRPDRQFSKCSRVVGDVMGKYHPHGDTAIYDAMVRLVQDWSLRYPLIAGQGNFGSPGNDPAAAPRYTECKMAHIAMEMVRDIDEGTVDFRDNYDGRTQEPTVLPARFPNLLVNGSAGIAVGMATNIPPHNLREVAAGVKWHLDNPEASKEELLEALIERIPGPDFPTGATILGRRGIDEAYRTGRGSITMRAVVTVEEIHNRICLVVTELPYQVNPDTLASKIADLVKEGRIQGIADMRDETSGRTGQRLVIVLKRDAVAKVVLNNLYKHTQLQDNFGANMLALVDDVPRTLSIDAFVRHWVTHQLDVIVRRTTYRLRQAQERAHILRGYLKALDALDEVIALIRASATVEEARDGLMELLDVDEIQARAILNLQLRQLAALERKKIIDEYDGLMIKITDYEAILASPQRQRDIVGSELDEIVAKYGDERRTTILPYDGEVSMEDLIAEEEVVVTITRGGYAKRTRSDLYRVQKRGGKGVRGAQLRADDVVEHFGVTTTHHWLLFFTNLGRVYRAKAYELPEGGRDSKGQHVANLLAFQPGEQIAKVLDLRNYEVGEYLVLATRRGLVKKTRLSEYDSNRSGGLIAINLREDEEGRPDELVSAALVDEDSELLLVSRKGQAVRFQASADQLRAMGRATSGVTGMRFRDDDELLAMDVITDESYLVTVTDGGTAKRSDMHRVNTDGNLDYRRTKRGGLGVRAARLPDDRGSLVGALMADEADEVLVVMERGKVVRSLVGEIPVHGRDATGVILAKPDAGDRILAVARNVERHLHEDAATVDEDEPDLSDDGSGSDATDAVPDDAVPDDAVTDDAVPDDAATTAPSEGDR; this is encoded by the coding sequence GTGACCGACCAGACTCCCCCCGACGGCGACCTGCCCGAGGTGACCCCCGAGACCGACGGCGGGATCATCACGGACCGGGTCACCCCGGTGGACCTGCAGCTCGAGATGCAGCGGTCCTACCTGGACTACGCGATGAGCGTCATCGTGGGTCGTGCGCTGCCGGACGTGCGGGACGGCCTCAAGCCGGTGCACCGTCGCGTGATCTACGCGATGTACGACGGCGGCTACCGCCCCGACCGCCAGTTCTCCAAGTGCAGCCGCGTCGTCGGCGACGTCATGGGCAAGTACCACCCGCACGGTGACACCGCGATCTACGACGCGATGGTCCGGCTCGTCCAGGACTGGTCGCTGCGGTACCCGCTGATCGCCGGCCAGGGCAACTTCGGCTCACCGGGCAACGACCCGGCCGCTGCCCCCCGGTACACCGAGTGCAAGATGGCGCACATCGCGATGGAGATGGTGCGCGACATCGACGAGGGGACCGTCGACTTCCGCGACAACTACGACGGCCGAACGCAGGAGCCGACCGTTCTGCCGGCCCGGTTCCCGAACCTGCTGGTCAACGGCAGCGCCGGCATCGCCGTCGGCATGGCGACCAACATCCCGCCGCACAACCTGCGTGAGGTCGCGGCGGGCGTGAAGTGGCACCTGGACAACCCCGAGGCGAGCAAGGAGGAGCTGCTCGAGGCACTCATCGAGCGCATCCCCGGCCCGGACTTCCCGACCGGTGCCACGATCCTCGGTCGTCGCGGGATCGATGAGGCGTACCGCACCGGTCGCGGCTCGATCACGATGCGGGCGGTCGTCACGGTCGAGGAGATCCACAACCGGATCTGCCTGGTCGTGACCGAGCTGCCGTACCAGGTCAACCCGGACACCCTCGCGAGCAAGATCGCCGACCTGGTCAAGGAGGGCCGGATCCAGGGCATCGCCGACATGCGTGACGAGACGTCCGGCCGCACCGGCCAGCGCCTGGTCATCGTGCTCAAGCGCGACGCGGTGGCGAAGGTCGTGCTGAACAACCTCTACAAGCACACCCAGCTCCAGGACAACTTCGGGGCGAACATGCTCGCCCTGGTCGACGACGTGCCGCGCACGTTGAGCATCGACGCCTTCGTGCGGCACTGGGTCACCCACCAGCTCGACGTCATCGTGCGCCGCACCACCTATCGGCTGCGGCAGGCGCAGGAGCGCGCGCACATCCTGCGCGGGTACCTCAAGGCGCTCGACGCCCTGGACGAGGTCATCGCGCTGATCCGCGCGTCAGCCACCGTCGAGGAGGCGCGCGACGGCCTGATGGAGCTGCTCGACGTCGACGAGATCCAGGCGCGGGCGATCCTCAACCTGCAGCTGCGCCAGCTGGCCGCCCTCGAGCGGAAGAAGATCATCGACGAGTACGACGGCCTGATGATCAAGATCACCGACTACGAGGCGATCCTGGCGAGCCCGCAGCGCCAGCGCGACATCGTGGGCTCCGAGCTCGACGAGATCGTTGCGAAGTACGGCGACGAGCGTCGCACGACGATCCTGCCGTACGACGGCGAGGTCTCCATGGAGGACCTCATCGCCGAGGAGGAGGTCGTCGTGACGATCACCCGCGGCGGCTACGCCAAGCGCACCCGCAGCGACCTGTACCGCGTGCAGAAGCGTGGCGGCAAGGGCGTGCGTGGCGCCCAGCTGCGCGCCGACGACGTCGTCGAGCACTTCGGTGTGACGACGACGCACCACTGGCTGCTGTTCTTCACGAACCTCGGCCGGGTGTACCGGGCCAAGGCCTACGAGCTGCCGGAGGGCGGGCGGGACTCCAAGGGCCAGCACGTGGCCAACCTGCTGGCGTTCCAGCCGGGCGAGCAGATCGCCAAGGTGCTCGACCTGCGCAACTACGAGGTCGGCGAGTACCTGGTCCTTGCGACCCGGCGTGGGCTGGTCAAGAAGACCCGGCTCTCCGAGTACGACTCGAACCGCTCGGGTGGCCTGATCGCGATCAACCTGCGCGAGGACGAGGAGGGTCGGCCGGACGAGCTGGTCTCCGCTGCGCTGGTCGACGAGGACTCCGAGCTGCTGCTGGTCTCCCGCAAGGGGCAGGCCGTGCGGTTCCAGGCCTCGGCCGACCAGCTGCGTGCGATGGGCCGAGCGACGTCCGGGGTCACCGGGATGCGGTTCCGCGACGACGACGAGCTGCTCGCGATGGATGTGATCACCGACGAGTCCTACCTGGTCACCGTGACCGACGGTGGCACGGCGAAGCGCTCCGACATGCACCGCGTCAACACCGACGGGAACCTCGACTACCGGCGGACCAAGCGCGGGGGCCTCGGCGTCCGCGCGGCACGACTGCCCGACGACCGCGGCAGCCTCGTCGGTGCGCTGATGGCCGACGAGGCCGACGAGGTGCTGGTCGTGATGGAGCGTGGCAAGGTTGTCCGGTCACTGGTCGGCGAGATCCCCGTGCACGGGCGGGACGCGACAGGTGTGATCCTCGCCAAGCCGGACGCCGGCGACCGGATCCTCGCTGTCGCACGCAACGTGGAACGTCACCTGCACGAGGATGCGGCTACCGTTGACGAGGACGAGCCGGACCTGAGCGACGACGGCTCCGGGTCGGACGCCACGGACGCCGTGCCGGACGACGCAGTGCCTGATGATGCAGTGACCGATGATGCAGTGCCTGACGATGCCGCGACGACGGCGCCGAGTGAGGGAGACCGATGA